A window from Klebsiella sp. RHBSTW-00484 encodes these proteins:
- a CDS encoding DNA-binding protein, translating to MARQGITFEQVAAVADALAGEGQQPTIRAVREKLGDTGSPNTIHKHLTAWREARPVAAAAAPELPQALTAAIAAEIERAASRARGEIEGRLVQAQAEAAELAAAGEVLEGERDELAEQVAVLTTERDTLAGKAAQQAADLAEAQQRIEREQQAAESARLEVATARHKIEAQAERVSEQAAELERLRAALAEAQQGRTAAEQQAAVLAAKLEACADRVSRAEARAEQIEQQAAKAAQAHDTARAAAAQETRQTQAERDEARKVAAEAREQAARLTGQLEALQRQQDKAEAAEKATKAPKGKGGE from the coding sequence ATGGCACGTCAGGGCATCACTTTTGAGCAGGTCGCCGCCGTCGCTGATGCGCTGGCAGGCGAGGGTCAGCAGCCGACCATCCGGGCGGTGCGGGAGAAGCTGGGCGACACCGGCAGCCCGAACACTATTCACAAGCACTTGACCGCGTGGCGCGAGGCCCGCCCGGTGGCCGCAGCCGCTGCGCCGGAACTGCCGCAGGCGCTGACCGCTGCCATTGCCGCCGAGATCGAGCGGGCCGCATCGCGGGCACGCGGCGAGATCGAGGGCCGTCTGGTGCAGGCGCAGGCGGAGGCCGCCGAACTGGCCGCCGCTGGCGAGGTGCTGGAAGGCGAACGCGACGAGCTGGCCGAGCAGGTGGCCGTGCTGACCACTGAGCGCGACACGCTGGCAGGCAAAGCCGCCCAGCAGGCCGCCGACTTGGCCGAGGCGCAGCAGCGCATCGAGCGCGAGCAGCAGGCGGCAGAGTCTGCCCGGCTGGAGGTGGCAACCGCCCGGCACAAGATCGAGGCGCAGGCCGAGCGCGTGAGCGAGCAGGCCGCCGAGCTTGAGCGCCTACGCGCCGCACTGGCCGAGGCACAGCAGGGCCGCACCGCCGCCGAACAACAGGCCGCCGTGCTGGCCGCCAAGCTGGAGGCGTGCGCCGACCGTGTGAGCCGCGCAGAGGCCCGCGCCGAGCAGATCGAGCAGCAGGCCGCCAAGGCTGCACAGGCCCACGACACCGCCCGCGCCGCAGCAGCGCAGGAAACCCGGCAGACGCAGGCCGAGCGTGACGAGGCTCGCAAGGTGGCAGCAGAGGCCCGCGAGCAGGCCGCACGACTTACCGGGCAGCTTGAGGCGCTGCAACGGCAGCAGGACAAAGCCGAGGCCGCCGAGAAGGCCACGAAGGCACCGAAAGGGAAGGGGGGCGAGTGA
- a CDS encoding 3'-5' exonuclease, with product MPKTRKHLTPTEAEAKGLLCRKHLKERLRLMPGLNTKPAGSVWQGQGAYDVYNPAECVPWRWMPGRAQVRRQHVAAQAKDLIAAGCIVLDTETTGLGDDAEICEITILDVTGAPILDTLVRPTRPIPVEATAIHKITDAMVASAPSWPEVAEQYAAAVAGRTVVAYNVAFDARLLRQTYQIHGLTAPVLTTACAMLMYAEWHGEYDRSRDRWRWLKLIEAATDCGVAEDGAHRALADARMTLGVLRYLQRRTNGRRPAGPKVATVPQEALPSVLG from the coding sequence ATGCCCAAAACCCGAAAACACCTCACCCCGACCGAAGCAGAGGCCAAGGGGCTTCTATGCCGTAAGCACCTCAAGGAACGCCTCCGCCTCATGCCGGGACTAAACACCAAGCCCGCTGGCAGTGTCTGGCAAGGTCAGGGGGCTTATGATGTGTACAACCCAGCCGAGTGCGTGCCGTGGCGCTGGATGCCTGGGCGTGCCCAAGTCCGTCGCCAGCACGTCGCAGCGCAGGCAAAAGACCTGATCGCCGCAGGCTGCATTGTGCTCGACACCGAAACCACCGGCCTCGGTGATGACGCCGAGATTTGCGAGATAACCATACTCGACGTGACCGGCGCACCGATCCTCGACACGCTGGTACGCCCGACCCGGCCAATCCCGGTCGAGGCGACAGCGATTCACAAAATCACCGACGCTATGGTGGCCAGTGCGCCGAGCTGGCCCGAGGTGGCCGAGCAGTACGCCGCCGCCGTTGCTGGCCGAACCGTCGTTGCCTACAACGTCGCTTTTGATGCGCGCTTGCTGCGGCAGACCTATCAGATACACGGACTCACCGCGCCAGTGTTGACGACCGCTTGCGCGATGCTGATGTATGCCGAGTGGCATGGAGAGTACGACCGGAGCCGCGACCGCTGGCGATGGTTGAAGCTGATCGAGGCTGCGACCGACTGCGGCGTGGCAGAAGACGGCGCACACCGCGCCCTTGCCGACGCCCGCATGACGCTGGGTGTGCTGCGATACTTGCAGCGCCGCACGAACGGACGGCGACCGGCAGGGCCGAAAGTGGCCACCGTCCCGCAGGAGGCTTTGCCCTCTGTTTTAGGATGA
- a CDS encoding RNA-guided endonuclease InsQ/TnpB family protein → MLTGIKLRANPTSHQKLILSQWMGCARSIWNAKVEEERYYRTYARKYCTIGTYAPIDQTTSQFKSKELSPWLSECPSQILRNSAVNWYQTYQKFMSGKCGRPKRKPKTDKGSIYLTREVFRFDHCDDGNVRLFIGTKTNNIGYLSFKAHGKFEIPNSLYVRKERGHYYVSFCYEQGQPDRKLSTNEEHLAFLQGATREYLEEHTMGVDRGVAIPVCAGEQTYDFTHSQKKNMSKADRYIKRLQRKLARQQKGSNRRAKTKHRIAVHHAKKANIRNDFAHKTSRLLVDSSAKIIVFEALRTARMTRRPKAKQDEQGRFISNKAKQKAGLNKSILNVGWHVIETYTYYKAYSSSKAVFKIPAPTTSQECAKCGHTHPDNRKTQALFVCGNCGNTDNADHNASLVIKKRAINLILDTGTVLSGDGVLRTQSDSGRGGNRKTGRAKSSTSSAQRSVKKEKLAA, encoded by the coding sequence ATGTTAACTGGCATCAAGCTACGCGCTAACCCGACATCTCACCAAAAACTGATCTTGAGTCAGTGGATGGGGTGCGCTCGTAGTATCTGGAATGCCAAGGTAGAAGAAGAGCGTTATTACCGAACCTATGCCCGTAAATATTGCACCATCGGAACTTACGCGCCCATCGACCAGACCACTTCACAATTCAAATCCAAAGAGCTTTCTCCGTGGCTAAGTGAATGCCCTAGTCAAATCTTGCGTAATAGCGCGGTTAACTGGTATCAAACTTATCAGAAATTCATGAGCGGGAAATGCGGCAGGCCAAAGCGAAAACCTAAAACGGACAAAGGAAGCATTTATCTTACCCGTGAAGTGTTCCGTTTCGACCATTGCGATGACGGCAACGTGCGCCTGTTTATTGGGACAAAGACCAACAATATCGGTTATCTGTCCTTTAAGGCACATGGCAAATTTGAGATCCCAAACTCGCTTTATGTGAGAAAAGAGCGCGGCCACTATTATGTGTCATTCTGCTATGAGCAAGGACAGCCTGATCGCAAACTAAGTACCAATGAAGAGCACTTAGCTTTTCTGCAAGGGGCGACCAGAGAATATCTGGAAGAGCACACCATGGGTGTTGACCGAGGCGTGGCGATCCCCGTTTGTGCTGGCGAACAAACCTATGATTTCACCCATAGCCAGAAAAAGAACATGAGCAAAGCAGACCGCTATATCAAGCGATTGCAGCGCAAACTGGCAAGGCAGCAAAAAGGCTCTAACCGCAGAGCCAAGACCAAGCATCGAATTGCGGTTCATCATGCTAAAAAGGCTAACATACGAAATGATTTTGCGCATAAGACCAGTCGGTTATTGGTTGATAGCAGCGCCAAAATCATTGTGTTTGAGGCGTTACGAACCGCAAGGATGACGAGAAGGCCGAAAGCAAAACAGGATGAACAAGGTCGATTCATATCAAATAAAGCCAAGCAGAAAGCAGGACTGAATAAGTCTATTCTTAATGTGGGCTGGCATGTGATCGAGACTTACACCTACTACAAGGCTTATTCATCCAGCAAAGCGGTATTTAAAATACCCGCACCAACAACCAGTCAGGAGTGCGCAAAATGCGGTCACACTCATCCCGACAATCGCAAAACACAAGCCCTGTTTGTTTGCGGTAATTGTGGAAATACTGACAATGCAGATCACAATGCATCACTGGTTATCAAGAAGCGGGCAATTAACTTAATTTTGGACACTGGAACGGTGTTATCTGGCGATGGGGTTCTGCGAACTCAGTCGGATAGTGGACGTGGAGGCAATCGTAAGACTGGCCGAGCCAAAAGCTCAACCAGCAGTGCTCAACGAAGCGTCAAAAAAGAAAAGCTGGCCGCTTAG
- the tnpA gene encoding IS200/IS605 family transposase: MYDWRTGRSCIFKNNVHLVFVTKYRRGVFTKEMLERTEAIMKETCEQMDCELLEFGGEDDHIHMMVSVHPKLAISNLVSKLKGKSSYMIRREYWDRVKTMLWGNHFWSPSYCVVSCGGVALDVVREYINNQNEPPSEKAMKTSQALKQRKE, translated from the coding sequence ATGTACGATTGGAGAACAGGTAGAAGCTGCATTTTTAAAAACAACGTTCATCTAGTCTTTGTTACAAAGTATCGTCGTGGTGTTTTTACCAAAGAAATGCTTGAACGGACTGAGGCAATAATGAAAGAGACTTGTGAGCAGATGGATTGTGAGCTACTGGAGTTTGGTGGAGAGGACGATCACATCCATATGATGGTGTCCGTACATCCAAAATTGGCAATCTCAAATTTAGTCAGCAAGTTAAAAGGTAAATCGTCTTACATGATCCGGCGAGAGTATTGGGACAGGGTAAAAACAATGCTTTGGGGCAACCATTTCTGGTCGCCAAGCTACTGTGTGGTTTCTTGCGGAGGGGTTGCCCTCGATGTTGTTCGGGAGTACATCAACAACCAGAACGAACCGCCCAGCGAAAAAGCCATGAAGACATCACAAGCGTTGAAGCAAAGAAAAGAGTAG
- the tetR(C) gene encoding tetracycline resistance transcriptional repressor TetR(C), with amino-acid sequence MNKLQREAVIRTALELLNDVGMEGLTTRRLAERLGVQQPALYWHFKNKRALLDALAEAMLTINHTHSTPRDDDDWRSFLKGNACSFRRALLAYRDGARIHAGTRPAAPQMEKADAQLRFLCDAGFSAGDATYALMAISYFTVGAVLEQQASEADAEERGEDQLTTSASTMPARLQSAMKIVYEGGPDAAFERGLALIIGGLERSTCAISLL; translated from the coding sequence ATGAACAAGCTCCAACGCGAGGCCGTGATCCGAACCGCGCTCGAACTGCTTAACGACGTGGGCATGGAAGGTCTAACGACGCGCCGACTGGCTGAGCGCCTCGGGGTGCAACAGCCAGCGCTCTACTGGCATTTCAAGAACAAGCGTGCGTTGCTCGACGCACTTGCCGAAGCCATGCTGACGATAAATCACACGCATTCGACGCCAAGGGATGACGACGACTGGCGTTCGTTCCTGAAGGGCAATGCATGCAGTTTTCGACGGGCGTTGCTCGCTTATCGCGATGGCGCGCGTATTCATGCCGGGACGCGGCCAGCCGCGCCGCAGATGGAAAAAGCCGACGCGCAGCTTCGCTTCCTTTGCGATGCTGGCTTTTCGGCAGGTGACGCGACCTATGCGTTGATGGCAATCAGCTACTTCACCGTCGGCGCTGTTCTTGAGCAGCAAGCTAGCGAGGCAGACGCCGAGGAGCGGGGCGAAGATCAGTTGACCACCTCAGCGTCTACGATGCCGGCGCGCCTACAGAGCGCGATGAAAATCGTCTACGAAGGCGGTCCGGACGCGGCATTCGAGCGAGGCCTGGCTCTCATCATCGGCGGTCTTGAACGGAGTACTTGCGCAATCTCGCTCCTTTAG
- the tet(C) gene encoding tetracycline efflux MFS transporter Tet(C), with product MKSNNALIVILGTVTLDAVGIGLVMPVLPGLLRDIVHSDSIASHYGVLLALYALMQFLCAPVLGALSDRFGRRPVLLASLLGATIDYAIMATTPVLWILYAGRIVAGITGATGAVAGAYIADITDGEDRARHFGLMSACFGVGMVAGPVAGGLLGAISLHAPFLAAAVLNGLNLLLGCFLMQESHKGERRPMPLRAFNPVSSFRWARGMTIVAALMTVFFIMQLVGQVPAALWVIFGEDRFRWSATMIGLSLAVFGILHALAQAFVTGPATKRFGEKQAIIAGMAADALGYVLLAFATRGWMAFPIMILLASGGIGMPALQAMLSRQVDDDHQGQLQGSLAALTSLTSIIGPLIFTAIYAASASTWNGLAWIVGAALYLVCLPALRRGAWSRATST from the coding sequence ATGAAATCTAACAATGCGCTCATCGTCATCCTCGGCACCGTCACCCTGGATGCTGTAGGCATAGGCTTGGTTATGCCGGTACTGCCGGGCCTCTTGCGGGATATCGTCCATTCCGACAGCATCGCCAGTCACTATGGCGTGCTGCTAGCGCTATATGCGTTGATGCAATTTCTATGCGCACCCGTTCTCGGAGCACTGTCCGACCGCTTTGGCCGCCGCCCAGTCCTGCTCGCTTCGCTACTTGGAGCCACTATCGACTACGCGATCATGGCGACCACACCCGTCCTGTGGATCCTCTACGCCGGACGCATCGTGGCCGGCATCACCGGCGCCACAGGTGCGGTTGCTGGCGCCTATATCGCCGACATCACCGATGGGGAAGATCGGGCTCGCCACTTCGGGCTCATGAGCGCTTGTTTCGGCGTGGGTATGGTGGCAGGCCCCGTGGCCGGGGGACTGTTGGGCGCCATCTCCTTGCATGCACCATTCCTTGCGGCGGCGGTGCTCAACGGCCTCAACCTACTACTGGGCTGCTTCCTAATGCAGGAGTCGCATAAGGGAGAGCGTCGACCGATGCCCTTGAGAGCCTTCAACCCAGTCAGCTCCTTCCGGTGGGCGCGGGGCATGACTATCGTCGCCGCACTTATGACTGTCTTCTTTATCATGCAACTCGTAGGACAGGTGCCGGCAGCGCTCTGGGTCATTTTCGGCGAGGACCGCTTTCGCTGGAGCGCGACGATGATCGGCCTGTCGCTTGCGGTATTCGGAATCTTGCACGCCCTCGCTCAAGCCTTCGTCACTGGTCCCGCCACCAAACGTTTCGGCGAGAAGCAGGCCATTATCGCCGGCATGGCGGCCGACGCGCTGGGCTACGTCTTGCTGGCGTTCGCGACGCGAGGCTGGATGGCCTTCCCCATTATGATTCTTCTCGCTTCCGGCGGCATCGGGATGCCCGCGTTGCAGGCCATGCTGTCCAGGCAGGTAGATGACGACCATCAGGGACAGCTTCAAGGATCGCTCGCGGCTCTTACCAGCCTAACTTCGATCATTGGACCGCTGATCTTCACGGCGATTTATGCCGCCTCGGCGAGCACATGGAACGGGTTGGCATGGATTGTAGGCGCCGCCCTATACCTTGTCTGCCTCCCCGCGTTGCGTCGCGGTGCATGGAGCCGGGCCACCTCGACCTGA
- a CDS encoding type VI secretion protein, whose amino-acid sequence MRTRGQDPTLPEMRRVRLLEMADAMDMFCQGLVCAFTVLRKN is encoded by the coding sequence ATGCGCACCCGTGGCCAGGACCCAACGCTGCCCGAGATGCGCCGCGTGCGGCTGCTGGAGATGGCGGACGCGATGGATATGTTCTGCCAAGGGTTGGTTTGCGCATTCACAGTTCTCCGCAAGAATTGA
- the ampC gene encoding class C beta-lactamase yields the protein MKKSVKNLLNQVGLTALVTAALLSGTVHAADSDDLLKNAVDQQARLLMNEYDISGMAFGIIIDGKSHFYHYGLADKKAKIPVSENTIFELGSISKTFAATLASYSELNGTLKLEDTADKYIPYLKNSPIGNTKLINLATYSAGGLPLQVPDDVKNNKELLRYYKSWQPVFPVNSKRLYSNASIGLFGYISALSMDADYTQLMEDKILPSLNMPNTFINVPSDKMADYAFGYNAAGDAIRVNPGMLDAEAYGIKSTIKDMTHFMAANMGLVPLDKDIQQALDNNRKGYYQASTFTQGLGWEMYPYPTKLNTLLKGNSMDVVLKPQAIKIDNHPTPILNNVWVNKTGATNGFGGYIAYIPAEKSGIVILANKNYPNADRVKAAYTILESAITH from the coding sequence ATGAAAAAATCCGTTAAAAACCTGTTAAATCAAGTAGGACTTACCGCTTTAGTGACAGCAGCATTACTATCTGGAACCGTACATGCAGCTGACAGTGATGATCTTCTGAAAAATGCCGTTGATCAGCAAGCCAGATTATTAATGAATGAGTATGATATTTCAGGGATGGCTTTTGGCATTATTATTGATGGTAAATCACACTTCTATCATTATGGTTTGGCTGATAAGAAAGCTAAAATACCTGTGTCAGAAAATACTATTTTTGAGCTAGGCTCAATCAGTAAGACGTTTGCGGCTACTTTAGCCAGTTATTCAGAATTAAATGGCACACTTAAATTAGAAGATACCGCTGACAAATATATTCCCTACCTAAAAAACAGCCCCATTGGCAATACTAAGCTTATAAACCTAGCCACCTATTCAGCTGGTGGTCTGCCGCTACAAGTACCTGATGACGTTAAAAATAATAAGGAGTTACTCCGTTATTATAAATCTTGGCAGCCAGTCTTTCCTGTCAACTCAAAGCGTTTATATTCCAATGCCAGCATAGGATTGTTTGGTTATATATCGGCATTGAGCATGGACGCTGATTACACACAATTGATGGAAGATAAAATACTGCCGTCACTCAATATGCCCAACACCTTTATCAATGTGCCTAGTGACAAAATGGCGGATTATGCATTTGGTTATAACGCTGCTGGCGATGCTATCCGAGTCAATCCTGGTATGTTAGACGCTGAAGCCTATGGCATTAAATCTACTATTAAAGATATGACGCATTTTATGGCTGCTAATATGGGTCTCGTGCCGCTGGATAAAGATATTCAGCAAGCGTTAGATAATAATAGAAAGGGTTACTATCAGGCGAGCACTTTTACACAAGGGTTAGGATGGGAGATGTACCCTTATCCGACTAAGCTAAATACATTACTCAAAGGTAACTCAATGGATGTGGTGCTAAAGCCTCAAGCCATTAAAATAGATAATCATCCAACGCCTATTTTAAACAACGTCTGGGTCAACAAAACAGGCGCTACTAATGGGTTTGGTGGCTATATCGCTTATATTCCTGCCGAAAAATCAGGCATTGTCATTCTGGCAAATAAAAACTATCCAAATGCAGATAGGGTCAAAGCAGCGTATACGATTTTAGAGAGTGCGATAACTCATTGA
- a CDS encoding ISNCY-like element ISKpn21 family transposase, with protein MSAESSGVFTLKEINRIKIIQDVIERRITTRRAAEHLGISDRQCRRLLARYREGGPLGMASRRCGMRGNRQLPPGLADQALELIKTRYADFGPTLAREKLEELHGLFLGKETVRRIMVRAGLWVPRKQRAARIPQPRYRRPCTGELIQIDGCDHDWFEGRGPACTALVYVDDATSKLMELLFVKSESTFSYFEATRRYIDKHGKPLALYSDKAGVFRVNNKHATGGDGHTQFGRAMHELNIQTICAETSPAKGRVERAHLTLQDRLVKELRLQGICSMEAANDFAEAYMADYNRRFGKVPRHDFDVHRAVEHDEDLGLIFTVREKRKVSKSLTIQYDKMLYLIEDSELSRRAIGKYIDVYHYPDGRKELRLNGTLLPYSTYDRLSEIDQGAIVDNKRLGRTLEFISLVQSKRDNTRSQSIPAGDGPSRRRPKQEGKKSQRSLDNDDMLEALKQLQSRSEDIFGKRAR; from the coding sequence ATGAGCGCAGAAAGCTCAGGAGTGTTTACTTTGAAAGAGATCAACCGGATCAAGATTATACAGGACGTCATTGAACGTCGCATCACAACGCGCCGTGCGGCCGAGCACCTCGGTATCAGCGACAGGCAATGCCGCAGACTTCTTGCCCGTTACCGTGAAGGCGGACCGCTTGGTATGGCCAGCAGACGATGTGGCATGCGTGGTAACCGCCAGTTGCCACCCGGGCTCGCAGATCAGGCTCTGGAACTGATCAAGACGCGTTATGCTGATTTCGGTCCGACTCTGGCGCGTGAAAAGCTCGAAGAACTCCACGGACTGTTTCTTGGCAAAGAAACTGTCCGGCGCATCATGGTGCGGGCTGGCTTATGGGTTCCCCGTAAACAACGTGCCGCAAGGATCCCTCAACCACGGTACCGGCGTCCGTGTACTGGTGAGCTGATACAAATAGATGGCTGTGATCACGACTGGTTTGAAGGCCGTGGCCCGGCCTGCACCGCGCTGGTCTATGTTGATGATGCAACCAGCAAACTGATGGAACTGTTGTTTGTTAAATCGGAGTCCACGTTTTCTTACTTCGAAGCCACGCGGCGCTATATCGATAAGCATGGTAAACCGCTGGCACTGTACAGCGATAAAGCCGGTGTTTTTCGTGTTAACAATAAACACGCCACAGGCGGAGACGGGCATACTCAGTTTGGGCGAGCCATGCATGAACTGAACATCCAGACTATCTGTGCAGAAACCAGTCCCGCCAAAGGGCGTGTAGAACGAGCTCACCTCACTTTACAGGATCGTCTGGTCAAAGAGCTGCGGTTACAGGGCATTTGTTCAATGGAGGCTGCAAATGACTTCGCTGAGGCCTATATGGCTGACTATAACCGCCGTTTTGGCAAAGTACCGCGACATGATTTTGACGTACACCGTGCTGTAGAACATGATGAGGACCTGGGGCTTATTTTCACTGTTCGTGAAAAACGTAAAGTCTCAAAATCGTTGACGATACAATATGATAAAATGTTGTACCTGATTGAAGACAGCGAACTGAGTCGCCGTGCAATAGGTAAATATATCGATGTGTATCACTATCCTGATGGCAGAAAAGAGCTGCGCCTGAACGGTACGCTACTTCCCTACTCTACCTACGACCGACTGTCAGAAATCGACCAGGGCGCGATTGTCGATAACAAGCGTCTTGGCCGAACCCTGGAGTTTATCAGTCTGGTGCAGAGCAAGCGGGATAACACGCGCTCTCAGTCAATTCCCGCTGGAGATGGCCCTTCCCGACGACGGCCAAAGCAGGAAGGGAAGAAATCCCAGCGCTCACTGGATAATGATGACATGCTCGAAGCACTCAAACAGCTTCAGTCACGTTCAGAGGACATTTTTGGTAAAAGAGCCCGCTGA
- a CDS encoding DUF6904 family protein, whose amino-acid sequence MLRYELTPNNAGFILWGDSEALNELHELIHYIVDESPLIKVKDGFMLSLAYDIRKAREGNRRVEQHQYDQHDTYKLYGVELLWPLVLVQSSILRNSMGYIQTDKNQLSVMYAFEYLIESALTESERTTSNDIMLTVKYASDSDFNFIEDNIDSRCCYFISLSPEQRKKQLISIVRSFHSLWGKYAREKQDIKMLNEMNNTSWVWPDNINW is encoded by the coding sequence ATGCTTCGATACGAGTTAACGCCGAACAATGCAGGTTTTATACTGTGGGGAGATTCAGAAGCCCTGAATGAATTACATGAACTCATTCATTACATCGTGGATGAAAGCCCACTGATTAAAGTTAAAGACGGATTTATGTTATCCCTTGCCTATGATATTCGTAAAGCACGGGAAGGTAATCGTCGTGTTGAGCAACATCAGTATGATCAACATGATACATATAAGCTTTATGGTGTTGAGCTTTTATGGCCTCTGGTCCTGGTACAGTCCTCAATACTCAGAAACTCAATGGGTTATATTCAGACAGACAAAAACCAGCTGTCTGTCATGTATGCCTTTGAATACCTGATAGAATCAGCATTAACAGAGTCTGAGAGAACAACGTCGAATGATATTATGCTAACAGTAAAATATGCATCAGACTCTGATTTTAATTTCATTGAGGATAATATTGACAGCAGGTGCTGCTATTTTATCAGCCTATCTCCGGAGCAAAGAAAAAAGCAGTTAATCAGTATTGTTCGTTCTTTTCATTCATTATGGGGTAAGTATGCCCGTGAAAAGCAGGACATAAAGATGCTGAACGAAATGAATAATACATCATGGGTCTGGCCGGACAATATCAACTGGTGA
- a CDS encoding OfxX fusion product, whose translation MRIKIKGEITAERLAEALHAAAEKYEAVRPGHKVYGANLYLTAFDADGLPFDLADHRGEPLSITIEAKSGELVKPALTAEGEARRQKAKEEARRQAEEAEAEAQRRHRQTLDEYEQERQKRRKKEAEARKQFEDANAITAELLKTMPERFIDELNKTVQGVWDDLKPTETQGKKKGQPKALPVFSIHADGLVLSVETWKNPRRVLNPLCTLQHGEIAPFWMHEAWLEAMRRIVDLLDTLTAAPAEALESQ comes from the coding sequence ATGAGAATCAAGATCAAAGGAGAAATCACGGCAGAACGCCTAGCGGAAGCACTGCACGCAGCAGCAGAAAAATACGAAGCTGTGAGGCCGGGGCACAAGGTCTATGGGGCCAATCTCTACCTAACCGCCTTCGATGCTGATGGTCTGCCGTTCGATCTGGCAGACCATCGCGGCGAACCGCTTTCGATCACCATCGAGGCCAAATCGGGCGAACTGGTGAAACCGGCCCTCACAGCAGAAGGAGAAGCACGCCGACAGAAAGCCAAAGAGGAAGCACGAAGGCAAGCTGAAGAAGCGGAAGCTGAAGCACAGCGCAGACACAGGCAAACCTTAGACGAATACGAACAGGAGCGGCAAAAACGACGGAAAAAGGAAGCCGAAGCAAGAAAGCAATTTGAGGACGCGAACGCAATCACTGCCGAACTCTTGAAAACCATGCCGGAACGCTTCATCGACGAACTGAACAAAACCGTGCAAGGCGTTTGGGACGACCTCAAGCCAACCGAAACGCAAGGCAAGAAGAAGGGCCAGCCGAAAGCGCTACCAGTCTTTTCCATCCATGCGGACGGGCTGGTGCTTTCCGTCGAGACATGGAAGAACCCGCGCCGGGTTCTCAATCCGCTTTGCACACTCCAGCACGGCGAAATAGCCCCATTCTGGATGCACGAAGCGTGGTTAGAAGCCATGAGGCGGATAGTCGATCTGCTGGATACGCTCACCGCAGCCCCGGCAGAGGCCCTAGAAAGCCAGTAG
- a CDS encoding DUF6753 family protein has translation MSDLDDSFAKLLGRQPSDAERQSLYRVRDALGLKNNDALWLVLMALQHYQGQYEKFPQAIAQAAKDTLVNFKVTADATVKASAEAAKADLAQAVAAAAQEVAHNTSAKQMWQWAAGCIAVAFLCFGLFGWHMHSEGSTSGYSLGYGTGYNEAKDEKAAAAWANTPEGRTAYRFAQSGELQRLARCSGKGWKVEKGTCYPHPVPNEGVYGWRLP, from the coding sequence ATGAGTGACCTAGACGACAGCTTTGCAAAGCTGCTCGGCAGGCAACCTAGTGACGCGGAGCGGCAAAGTCTTTACCGGGTTCGGGATGCACTCGGCCTGAAAAACAATGATGCGCTGTGGCTGGTGCTCATGGCCTTGCAACACTACCAAGGCCAGTATGAGAAGTTCCCGCAAGCGATAGCACAAGCAGCCAAAGATACCTTGGTCAATTTCAAGGTAACGGCGGATGCAACCGTGAAAGCATCAGCGGAAGCAGCCAAGGCGGATTTGGCGCAAGCGGTAGCAGCAGCAGCGCAAGAGGTCGCGCACAACACATCAGCAAAGCAGATGTGGCAGTGGGCGGCGGGCTGCATCGCCGTGGCCTTCCTGTGCTTCGGCCTGTTCGGCTGGCACATGCACAGTGAGGGAAGCACATCCGGTTACAGCCTTGGCTACGGAACCGGATACAACGAGGCCAAAGACGAGAAAGCGGCGGCGGCATGGGCCAACACGCCGGAAGGGCGGACGGCCTACCGCTTCGCCCAGTCTGGCGAACTGCAACGGCTTGCCCGGTGCAGTGGCAAGGGCTGGAAGGTCGAGAAAGGCACTTGCTACCCCCACCCGGTTCCGAATGAAGGCGTTTACGGATGGAGGTTGCCATGA